From Cecembia calidifontis, one genomic window encodes:
- a CDS encoding M3 family metallopeptidase, which translates to MNPLLEKFDTPFETAPFHLIKIEHYLPAVKEAIQLAKSEIEAIKSSPIPDFENTIVALDRSGEKLNIISSIFFNINSAETNDEIQALAREISPLLTAHSNDILLDEELFRRIQLVYEQRNDLQLTEEQKTLLDKTYKAFVRNGAKLDDSQKARLREIDRELSQLSLKFGENVLAETNKFELVIENEADLAGLPEAIKEAAAQTAEEKGKPGKWVFTLAFPSYIPFMTYAENRELRKQLFIAYNTKSCKGDELDNQQNIKDMLRLKNERVNLLGYKRYADFVLEERMAKSASTVMEFLQNLLEKAKPKAQLEIEELEAFAKELDGLDKLQKWDYNYYAEKLKKKKYEVDDELLRPYFKLENVIEGVFTTAEKLYGIRFVENAAIPKYHPEVTTYEVIDTDGNHVAVFYADFFPRPGKRNGAWMTSFRGQKIINGVDYRPHVSIVCNFTKPTKTKPSLLTFNEVTTLFHEFGHALHGMLAKGNYESLSGTSVYWDFVELPSQIFENWCYEKECLDLFAKHYETEEPIPTELIQKIKNAANFHQGYQTVRQISFGLLDMAYHGSDPEKISDIAAFEKEIMKATQLLPEVEGTLMSTSFSHIFQGGYAAGYYSYKWAEVLDADAFELFLERGIFDRETATSFKQHILAAGGSEHPSILYKRFRGRDPRPEALLKRAGLIS; encoded by the coding sequence ATGAATCCATTATTGGAAAAATTCGATACGCCCTTTGAAACCGCTCCTTTTCATCTGATCAAAATTGAGCACTACCTTCCTGCTGTGAAGGAAGCCATACAACTTGCCAAATCCGAAATAGAAGCCATCAAGTCTTCCCCAATACCGGATTTTGAAAACACCATTGTCGCCCTGGACAGATCGGGGGAAAAGCTGAACATCATTTCCTCTATATTCTTCAATATCAATAGTGCTGAAACCAATGATGAGATTCAGGCATTGGCAAGAGAAATATCTCCTTTACTCACTGCGCACAGCAATGACATCCTTTTGGATGAAGAGCTGTTCAGAAGGATTCAGTTAGTTTATGAACAGAGAAACGATCTCCAACTCACAGAAGAGCAAAAAACCCTGTTGGATAAAACATACAAGGCCTTTGTCAGAAATGGAGCCAAATTGGATGATTCCCAAAAAGCCCGATTGAGGGAAATAGATAGGGAGTTATCACAACTCAGTCTGAAGTTCGGAGAAAATGTACTTGCTGAAACCAACAAATTTGAATTGGTAATAGAAAATGAAGCAGACTTGGCCGGTCTTCCTGAAGCCATCAAAGAAGCCGCTGCACAGACGGCGGAGGAAAAAGGAAAGCCCGGTAAATGGGTATTTACCCTCGCTTTCCCCAGCTACATCCCTTTTATGACGTATGCGGAAAACAGGGAATTGAGAAAGCAGCTATTCATTGCCTATAATACAAAATCCTGCAAAGGAGATGAGTTGGACAACCAACAAAACATCAAAGACATGCTGCGCTTGAAAAATGAGCGGGTAAATCTTTTGGGATATAAAAGGTATGCCGACTTTGTTTTGGAAGAGCGGATGGCCAAAAGTGCAAGCACAGTAATGGAATTTCTGCAAAATTTACTGGAAAAGGCAAAACCCAAGGCGCAATTGGAAATTGAAGAACTTGAAGCTTTTGCCAAAGAGTTGGATGGCTTAGATAAACTTCAAAAATGGGATTATAACTATTATGCCGAAAAGCTGAAAAAGAAAAAGTATGAAGTAGATGATGAACTTTTACGCCCCTATTTCAAACTTGAAAATGTTATTGAAGGAGTTTTTACCACCGCTGAAAAACTCTACGGCATCAGATTTGTCGAAAATGCCGCCATACCGAAATACCATCCTGAAGTGACCACCTATGAAGTCATTGATACAGACGGAAATCATGTAGCGGTATTTTATGCCGACTTTTTCCCCAGGCCTGGAAAAAGAAATGGAGCATGGATGACGAGTTTCAGAGGGCAAAAAATCATAAATGGGGTAGATTACAGGCCTCATGTCTCCATTGTTTGTAATTTCACCAAACCCACCAAAACAAAGCCTTCACTTTTAACTTTCAATGAGGTAACCACCTTATTCCATGAATTCGGCCATGCTTTGCATGGCATGTTGGCAAAAGGAAATTATGAATCCTTATCCGGTACCAGTGTTTATTGGGATTTCGTGGAACTCCCTTCTCAGATTTTTGAAAACTGGTGCTATGAAAAGGAGTGTTTGGATTTATTTGCCAAGCATTATGAAACTGAGGAGCCTATTCCTACGGAACTGATCCAAAAGATCAAAAATGCGGCAAATTTCCATCAGGGCTATCAGACCGTAAGACAGATCAGTTTTGGGCTTTTGGACATGGCTTATCATGGCTCTGATCCTGAAAAAATCTCTGATATTGCAGCTTTTGAAAAGGAGATCATGAAAGCCACACAATTGCTTCCGGAGGTGGAAGGAACGCTGATGAGCACCTCATTTTCCCATATTTTCCAGGGAGGCTATGCAGCAGGATACTACAGCTACAAATGGGCTGAAGTCTTGGATGCAGATGCCTTTGAACTGTTCTTGGAAAGGGGGATTTTTGATCGGGAGACAGCTACTTCATTCAAGCAGCACATATTGGCTGCCGGGGGAAGCGAACATCCGTCGATTCTTTATAAAAGATTCAGAGGAAGAGATCCAAGGCCGGAAGCCTTATTGAAAAGAGCGGGTTTGATCAGTTAA
- a CDS encoding amidohydrolase, whose protein sequence is MKKSILSLMGGFLSLFVMAQETSHDAFIVRNLDNNTERFSKVAREIWENPELGYLEFTSSKLLIDELRAAGFKVETGLAGMPTSFVATYDKGGPVIGFLAEYDALPGLSQDAVPFRSVLVDGGNGHGCGHNLFGTAVVASGVALKEWIDANNIQATIKIFGTPAEEGGAGKVYMVREGLFKGVDAVINWHPSDRNAANASTCTAVMQGYFKFHGQTSHAAGAPQRGRSALDGVEAMNMMVNMMREHVDQESRIHYVITNGGLAANVVPDYAVVEYMVRHPDVTEVKDIWQRVIKAAEGAAMGTGTKVEVEVVAGIYGLLPNETLAKTMHKNLTLVGGVEYDEKETEFAKQIQASFNTPRVPPLSVAKQVQPYQLTHFPASTDVGDVSYVVPTVGLSTATWVPGTAAHTWQAVAADGMSIGYKGMMVAAKTMALTGKDLILNPLLIREAKKEFDERLGDVVYEPLIGDMAPPLHFRKDQNKVN, encoded by the coding sequence ATGAAAAAATCCATACTCAGTTTGATGGGAGGGTTCTTGTCCCTATTTGTTATGGCTCAGGAAACTTCCCATGACGCATTTATTGTCAGAAATCTGGACAATAATACCGAAAGGTTTTCTAAAGTGGCCAGGGAAATCTGGGAAAATCCTGAATTGGGTTACCTCGAATTTACCAGTTCCAAATTGCTCATTGATGAGTTAAGAGCGGCCGGATTTAAAGTAGAAACCGGATTGGCAGGTATGCCCACCTCTTTCGTAGCAACTTATGACAAGGGTGGACCGGTTATAGGTTTTCTTGCAGAATATGACGCACTACCTGGATTGTCCCAAGATGCTGTTCCTTTTAGGTCTGTATTGGTAGATGGAGGAAATGGGCATGGATGCGGGCATAATCTTTTTGGCACAGCAGTGGTGGCCTCTGGCGTCGCCTTAAAAGAATGGATAGATGCCAATAACATTCAGGCGACCATCAAAATATTTGGAACTCCTGCAGAAGAGGGGGGAGCGGGTAAAGTGTATATGGTAAGAGAAGGCCTGTTTAAAGGGGTAGATGCAGTAATCAATTGGCATCCCAGTGACAGAAATGCTGCCAATGCTTCTACCTGTACTGCTGTGATGCAGGGGTATTTTAAATTCCATGGTCAGACTTCCCATGCAGCAGGGGCACCACAACGTGGACGCTCTGCTCTGGACGGTGTGGAAGCCATGAATATGATGGTCAATATGATGCGTGAGCATGTGGATCAGGAAAGTAGGATACATTATGTGATCACCAATGGAGGTCTTGCTGCCAATGTGGTACCTGATTATGCTGTAGTGGAATACATGGTCAGACATCCAGATGTGACAGAAGTGAAAGATATCTGGCAAAGGGTCATCAAAGCCGCGGAAGGAGCCGCCATGGGAACAGGTACAAAGGTGGAAGTAGAAGTGGTAGCTGGAATTTATGGCCTTCTGCCCAATGAAACTTTGGCTAAAACCATGCACAAAAACCTTACCCTTGTAGGAGGGGTGGAATATGATGAAAAGGAAACTGAATTTGCCAAACAGATCCAGGCAAGTTTCAATACGCCTAGGGTACCTCCTCTTTCTGTTGCCAAACAGGTGCAACCCTACCAGTTGACCCATTTCCCCGCTTCCACCGATGTGGGCGATGTCAGTTATGTGGTGCCTACAGTAGGTTTAAGTACAGCTACATGGGTACCTGGAACAGCAGCACATACCTGGCAGGCAGTGGCTGCTGATGGAATGAGCATTGGCTACAAAGGGATGATGGTTGCTGCCAAAACAATGGCACTGACGGGAAAAGACCTTATCCTTAATCCCCTGTTGATCAGAGAAGCCAAAAAGGAATTTGATGAAAGGTTGGGGGACGTGGTTTATGAACCGCTTATAGGAGACATGGCTCCTCCATTGCATTTCAGAAAAGACCAAAACAAGGTAAATTAG